A genomic segment from Stappia indica encodes:
- a CDS encoding DUF3108 domain-containing protein, with protein sequence MSRLFLSSARSQARRLLPAGFAAAAMLAAPLASVPASAETARLGGVYDISVSGFKIARGSLSLVLQANAYSAKVGMEPAGIGTLFSAGKGGAEASGWVSGKKVVPSSYKMASRAADRDFFVDLAQGSGKVRSMRVTPKFKPNPERIEVTKKHTRNVVDPLSAILMPVKAAKGQPDASVCDRRIPVFDGWTRFDIQLGFKEIREVSGKGYDGKVVVCSARWIPVAGHRPSTKSVKYMAENRRMEAWLAPLGSGRVFVPYRIEMGTNSGTLVVEPRQLDFKAGQDQAAR encoded by the coding sequence ATGTCCAGGCTCTTCCTTTCGTCTGCAAGGTCACAGGCCCGCCGCCTGCTTCCCGCCGGCTTTGCCGCCGCCGCCATGCTGGCCGCCCCGTTGGCGTCCGTTCCGGCCAGCGCCGAGACCGCACGGCTCGGCGGCGTCTACGATATCTCCGTCTCCGGCTTCAAGATCGCCCGCGGCTCGCTGTCGCTGGTGCTGCAGGCCAACGCCTATTCCGCAAAGGTCGGCATGGAGCCGGCCGGCATCGGCACGCTGTTTTCCGCCGGCAAGGGCGGGGCGGAGGCCTCCGGCTGGGTGTCGGGGAAGAAGGTGGTGCCGTCGAGCTACAAGATGGCCTCGCGTGCGGCCGACCGCGACTTCTTCGTCGACCTGGCGCAGGGCTCGGGCAAGGTGCGCTCGATGCGCGTGACGCCGAAGTTCAAGCCCAATCCGGAGCGGATCGAGGTCACCAAGAAGCACACGCGCAACGTCGTCGACCCGCTCAGCGCCATCCTGATGCCGGTGAAGGCGGCCAAGGGCCAGCCGGACGCCTCGGTCTGCGACCGCCGCATCCCGGTGTTCGACGGCTGGACGCGCTTCGACATCCAGCTCGGCTTCAAGGAAATCCGCGAGGTCTCGGGCAAGGGCTACGACGGCAAGGTGGTGGTGTGCTCGGCGCGCTGGATCCCGGTCGCCGGCCATCGCCCCTCCACCAAGTCGGTGAAGTACATGGCCGAAAACCGCCGCATGGAAGCCTGGCTCGCTCCTCTCGGCTCCGGCCGCGTCTTCGTGCCCTACCGCATAGAGATGGGCACCAACAGCGGCACGCTGGTGGTGGAACCGCGCCAGCTCGACTTCAAGGCCGGCCAGGACCAGGCCGCCCGCTGA